CCCGAAGAAAAAAGCCCGATCAGATGCAGGCGCGAATTATTTTTTTTGACGTGACTTACGGCTTTTTTAAAAGAGGGATTTTCAAAAAAACTTCCGTCGCGAATTGCCATTATGATGCGCGGGAGATGAGTGTAAATAACGCGGCCGGCCCCGATGGTCAAATGTCCAACTTCAGAATTGCCTTCTTCACCCCACGGAAGTCCGACGGCGGCACCCGAGGCCTGCAGGGTGGTGAAAGGGTAAAATTTTTCAAGATGTTCAAAATTAGGCCGCTTTGCCAGACGTAAAGGCGACTCGGAAGTTTTGGCGTTCACGCCGTAGCCGTCAAGTATTATAAGTACGACGGGCTTATAGGTCATCATTTAATTTTAACGGGGCGCTGGACAAATTCAAAGGACTTTGATATATTGTAAGTATTCTTTATAAGCCCATGGTTTTAGAGCCAAAAACAAAAAATTATTATGATTTTACCTTCAACAGCGCTTATCGCGCTGGCGGCAGGAGCGTTCGGTCTTGTGGCCGGATACGTTTTACGCCAGATTATCGCCCAACAGCGCCGAAACTCAATAGAGTTAAAAATTAAACAGATACTTCTTGACGCCAAATCCGAAGCCCAAAAAACATTAGACGAAGCGAAACTTAAAGCCGATTCCGTACTTGAATCGGTAAAACGCGAAGAAAAAGAAAGGGAAACGGCGCTGCGCAGGCTGGAAGAAAGGATCGGCCAAAAAGAAGAGTCGGTTGAAAAAAGGAGAGCCGACATAGAACGCGAAACAAAAGATGTCGTCAAGCAGAAAGAAGACCTCAAGCGCCGCTATGAGTCGCTGGAGTCGGTTGAAACCGAGCGTCGGAAAGAATTGGAAAAATTATCAGGGTTATCGGAAGAAGAAGCAAAGTCTGCTCTGATGACGAGCGTTGAAAAAAAATACGAATCGGACATTTTGACCCGTATGCAAAAACTTGAAAATTTCGGACAGGAAAAGCTTGAGCAGCGCGCCCGTGAAACCATTGCCTCGGTCATTCAGCGACTGGCGTCTTCAACCGCATCCGAAATAACCACGACCTCGGTCGCGATACCGTCGGACGACATCAAAGGAAAAATAATCGGAAAAGAAGGCCGTAATATCCGCGCGCTTGAAAAAGCGGCAGGAGTTGAGGTGATTGTTGATGATACTCCGGGTTCAATCATCATTTCAAGTTTTGATCCGGTCCGGCGCCACGTTGCCAAAGTAGCTCTTGAGAATTTAATTCTTGACGGCCGGATTCAGCCGACCAGAATTGAGGAAATGGTTGAGAAAGCGCGGGCCGAAGTTGAAAAGATAATGAAAGAAGCGGGCGAAGCGGCCATCTACGAAGTCGGCGTTTTTGATATTGATGCAAGACTGGTTAATCTTCTCGGCCGCCTGCGTTTCCGCACAAGTTTTGGGCAGAATGTTTTACAGCATTCAATTGAAATGACGCATCTTGCCGGAATGCTCGCATCCGAACTGGGCGCGGACGTTCAAATATCCAAAAAGGGCGCCTTGTTTCACGATATAGGCAAGGCGATGGACCATGAAATACAGGGAACGCATGTTGAAATAGGGCGCAGAATTCTTCAGAAATTCAATGTTGACGAAAAAATCATAAAGGCGATGCAATCGCATCACGATGAATATCCGCATGAATCTCTTGAGGCTATAATCGTGCAGATTGCCGATAACATTTCAGGAGCCCGGCCCGGCGCCAGGCGCGATACGGTTGAAAACTATCTTAAACGGCTTGAGGAACTGGAAAAAATTGCCAATTCTTTCAGCGGGGTTGAAAAATCATACGCGATTCAGGCCGGACGCGAAATACGCATATTCGTTTCGCCCGAAAAAATTTCGGATTTGGAAATGAAAAAAATGGCCCGCGACATTGCCGATAAAGTAGAGCAGGACTTGAAATATCCGGGCGAAATCAAGGTGCACGTAATTCGCGAAAACAGGGTAGTGGAATACGCCAGGTAGTGAGGATTCGCGCGGGAGTTGAGTTATGATATTATATGAATAATAAATTATTGGCTTAACTTAAAAAATAAAATATGAACAAAACCGGTCTTGTGGATGTCGTCTACGAAAAAATGGGCGGCACAAAAAAATCAGCCGAAGATATGGTTGATTTGATTTTTGCTACAATAGCGGGCGAGCTGAAAAATGGCGGCGAAGTGACTATTGCCGGCTTCGGCTCGTTTATCGTTAAAGAACGTAAGGCGCGCGAGGCGCGAAATCCGCGCACCGGAGAAACCGTGCATGTTCCGGCAACCAAAGCGCCGAAATTCAGGCCCGGCAAGGCTTTGAAGGAGGCGGTCAGATAAGACAGCGCCGAATAACAAAATCACCACGATAACCTTCGGGGTGATTTTGTTTTTGTGATATCATAAAACAAGATAACGGGTGTTAATAAAGTTGGGAGACGGGACAAATGACGCGAGAGAAAAATAAGAGGTCCCGGCGTCCTCGTTCCGGAGATCCGTTGGTTGACGCTCTCTTTGATATTTTAATAGATTTGTTGGAAGGCAAAATTAAAGTAAAGATGAAAAAGAAACTTCTTGATCCGGCCAACAGAAAAAGGAAATTGGAAGGCCTTCTTATATTTGAGGACGGATGGGGAGAAATATTTTTAAAGAGAAGCACCAAAATAACCAAAGGAGTAATCTCATCGCTGGTTCACGAAATTCTGCACTACTATTCACCCTTTGTCCGTGAACACAGAATAATAAATCTGGAAAAAGCGTTTGTGTCCCGATTGAGCGACAGGCAAAAAAGATTTCTTCGCGATCAACTTCCGAAGCACATAGTCAAAAAGAATCCCGAATCTTGAGAAAAGCGGAAGAATCCAAGCAATGTAAAAACCGCCCTGCAGTTGCGGGGCGGTTTGTTTTTTTGCCGTAACTTACTTTAATTTTTTTATGTTGAACATGGCGGCCAGAATTTGCCATTTTTTAGCGGCTTTTTCTTTTTCTTCACAAGCAAGGTCATAGGCTTTGTTTAATTCTTTTCTTTTCAAAACTTCAATAAATTCCCAGTCAAAGAAAAGCTTATTTTCTCCTTTATCCCAGGCGCCGAAGCGCGAACACCATTTTTCCAAAGCCCGTTTGATATTTTCATCAGTCCAATTATGCGGAATTTCAAATATTGCTTTTTCGTCGGTTCCCCTGGAACTTTTTACCCAGAATAAAATGTGTCTAACGCTTCTTTTTTTGTCCACCGTGACGGTTCCTTTTCAAATTTCATTTTCTCTTTTTAATTTTATCAAATCCGGCGTTCAAAACAAAATTTTATTAAAGTGCACTTTTATAGACGACCCGCCTTCGCCAAGGGCTACAGCGGGCAAGTGTTACTGCGTCCTTCGTAGCTTTAGCGAAGGAAGAGGACCTGTTGGCGGACCGCTACCGAGCGTTTCTTCATCCCGGAACTATCACTCAACGCCGCTATTATCAAATGAAAAAGCGTAGAAAAATCTACGCTTCAGTTTGCACCGTAACCTCGAGTTTTTTTTCCTCATCAAGTGATCTAATTCGCTCTGCAAAGTCCTGGGCAACCTCAATGGGTATGATTTCGGAAAATAAAACGATTTTATCCCCATCAATCCTTACAGAACCACCCAACTGGCGAAATCTCTTGAACTCACGTTGTAGAGACGGATGACCAATTAGTTTCTCGACTTCCATTACGCACCCTCAATGATTTTCAGTCAAGGGACTAAACCTAAAATAGCACAACTGGACCGCTTTTACGACTTTTAGTTAGAGCCTCTCTTAAAGTGTTAGTCGCGCTCTAGAAAACTGCCAGACGCCGATTATTTTTTTATCCAGCCTTCAATATTGATGCAGTTATCCGGGCCGGGTTCTGATCTGGAAAGATACATTCTAAACCAATCATCGGTTTGAATAATGGCAGCATCTCCGCCCGAAAGAAGGCGTTTATTTATGATGCTGAAATTTAAACCGTCTTTTGATACCGCCTCATAAATTCCTCCCCATGCCCAGCGTTTCCACGGCTGCAAATCCTCCCACGGAGAAAAGCCCGCGTTAAAATACATATGATACTCATCGCCGATTTTAACAATCGCAGAACTGCTGACTCTTTGCATTTCAACAAGCGGCTGCTGTTCAACATCTATTCTCGCTCCAGAATCAAGAGTCCAGCGCAATCCGTCTTGAGAAGTTATGCTTCTGACTCTCACTAATGGCCAGGCCTTGTTGCCGTATTTCCTCACGTCAGCCCGCATTCCTCCTTCATCAAAAAAAATCCGATAACCGCCCTGTTCAAGTTTAATAATATTCAAATGAGCCATCGTGGTAATATCTTTCGGATCGCCTTGCCCCGTCACCGCGTAAAACGGCTTGAATCCGCTTACGTCTTTGGACGCGCCTCCGCCAATGACAAATCGGTGTCCGTCTTCAACGGAAAAATGAAGTCCGTCAGCAGAAGATACGGCGCTCATCATTCCGCTCGCCTCCGCTGTGTTTCTGACAAAATAAAGCCGGATTCTTCCGTCCGCCAGCCGCACAGCGGCTGGCATTGACGCTTTTTCAATGAGCATTCCCTCGGCTTTCCAGCGCAACCCATCACGCGATGAATATCCGTAGACATCGTTCCTGCTGTCATCTTTCCTTGGCCATCCGTGGGTATACATCATCCAAGTTCCGTCGGATAATTGAACAATTTCCGGATTTGCCATCATATTACAATACTCTGAAGTAATCACTATTCCTTCATATTT
The genomic region above belongs to Candidatus Niyogibacteria bacterium and contains:
- the rny gene encoding ribonuclease Y — translated: MILPSTALIALAAGAFGLVAGYVLRQIIAQQRRNSIELKIKQILLDAKSEAQKTLDEAKLKADSVLESVKREEKERETALRRLEERIGQKEESVEKRRADIERETKDVVKQKEDLKRRYESLESVETERRKELEKLSGLSEEEAKSALMTSVEKKYESDILTRMQKLENFGQEKLEQRARETIASVIQRLASSTASEITTTSVAIPSDDIKGKIIGKEGRNIRALEKAAGVEVIVDDTPGSIIISSFDPVRRHVAKVALENLILDGRIQPTRIEEMVEKARAEVEKIMKEAGEAAIYEVGVFDIDARLVNLLGRLRFRTSFGQNVLQHSIEMTHLAGMLASELGADVQISKKGALFHDIGKAMDHEIQGTHVEIGRRILQKFNVDEKIIKAMQSHHDEYPHESLEAIIVQIADNISGARPGARRDTVENYLKRLEELEKIANSFSGVEKSYAIQAGREIRIFVSPEKISDLEMKKMARDIADKVEQDLKYPGEIKVHVIRENRVVEYAR
- a CDS encoding exo-alpha-sialidase is translated as MKNKKISAFLSLLFPGLGHLYIKKYADGVVFIVATAFLWYVMLFPQNSQALNFNSLRSYIFWLGFTLVYFYAIADSYRKAGGEANISKKTFSVPLIVAGGIAFLFVMSGLLVFKGYWRPFSYSSDWKYEGIVITSEYCNMMANPEIVQLSDGTWMMYTHGWPRKDDSRNDVYGYSSRDGLRWKAEGMLIEKASMPAAVRLADGRIRLYFVRNTAEASGMMSAVSSADGLHFSVEDGHRFVIGGGASKDVSGFKPFYAVTGQGDPKDITTMAHLNIIKLEQGGYRIFFDEGGMRADVRKYGNKAWPLVRVRSITSQDGLRWTLDSGARIDVEQQPLVEMQRVSSSAIVKIGDEYHMYFNAGFSPWEDLQPWKRWAWGGIYEAVSKDGLNFSIINKRLLSGGDAAIIQTDDWFRMYLSRSEPGPDNCINIEGWIKK
- a CDS encoding HU family DNA-binding protein gives rise to the protein MNKTGLVDVVYEKMGGTKKSAEDMVDLIFATIAGELKNGGEVTIAGFGSFIVKERKAREARNPRTGETVHVPATKAPKFRPGKALKEAVR